The sequence below is a genomic window from Harmonia axyridis chromosome 1, icHarAxyr1.1, whole genome shotgun sequence.
aGAGCTGTTCGAAGTCTTTTGCGACTTTCCTAGAAATGGTaaaggaattttcaaaaaaattgtgacGTTGTGGAAGACTTCAATTCGTGTTTTGAATCCAAAACATAAAGTTGATAAGTAAGGAAATAATAAAGCAGAAATACTCACGTATAACCAGATGCCCATTCCATATTGTCCATTAAACTCCAAGCGGTGTAACCAATAACATTACAACCGTGATCATGAATAGCATTTAAAACTTCAGCAAGATATTTTTTATAGTATTCCATTCGGTCTTCATCGTCCAAGTTGGAATCGCTAGTTGAccaaccattttctgttatcaGCAACGGAGGATTGTTTAGATTCTCTTTTATCCATACTAACACTTTTCTCATACCATAAGGTACTTGAGCCAACCAAGGGGAAGctgaaatctttcaaaaaaatcacAGAAACCTCAGGAATTTGTGAAAGTCAATATTCACTATAAAATTGGCCGTTGGAGTAGATACTTACCTTCCAAGAAGGATCTTGGCTTTGCTTCACCCCACAATCGTCTAATTTTGAGGGACTGGGAAATTTTGTCGTCGACCAAGAACATAACGATGTGGTGTAGTGGTTCAAACCTATGAAATCGAAACTTCCTTTTAACAGCTTTTTCTCTTGACGGCTAAATTTCGGTAGCCTTGACGGGTGATAGCCTTGGAAGAAACTCTTGAAATTGATTTTCCTCTTAAGAGCAGCAGGATAATCTCCAGCCATAATAGGATGTAAGTAATAAgcatacttgaaaaaaaatgagaattaaCCAATCTAAGAATATATCAAAGCTTAAACTCAAACTAGCTGTTCGAATGAAGGAGAAAACAAGAAATGACCAAGTCCATTCGATAatctaaatttatttcgaaGGATAAAAGTTGGGAATACCTATCTTGAAGAAACTCACATCAAACATAAATTCTTCTTCTGCAGCCAATTTATCGAGAATACTGTCTGTTTTTGGTTCAGCCCAAGCGGTGTCTACAGAGAGGCCGATTAAACCTGCAAACAtcaatcttcaatttttttttgttgaggtgTATACGGTGTCTCAAATTCGTTGTCATGTGCATGAGGGTAGGGCTTGTCTATGATAATCTGTTTATTTCAGATAATTAATATATAGGGTGGCCACCAATAAACCTTAGATTTTTTTccatcattttcaaattgattaatGTTATTGTCTAAAGGAGATCAAAGGAACTtcaaggttgcggttttcattgaattaatttgaaatttggcATTCATTTTCTCCAGCCCAAAGGGAttttgagatcccctcactagaaaACGAATTTGAGAAACCCGATATACCCAAATATTAGGTACCTACCTTTTTGAGTATATTTGAATTCCTTCACATACATGTCGAAAGTCTTCGCATGGGCTATCAAAGCGTTGTGCGTACATTGGTAACCCCCAACGCCCACTAGTGTCTTGAAAGGTGCCTTCTTTCCTGTGCTGTAGCCTTCTTCGCAGAATTGACTGAATTCGTTGAACGTCAACCAATGTTTCACTCGTTCTCCGTAAAGTTCGAACAACAACCGGGCATAAGACACGTAATGGTCGATGATGGTCGAATTCAACCAACCACCTGTATGTCAGAATTAGTTGCTTTTCATTTTAAACCTAAGCAGACAACCTACCAACAGCTTCTAAAGTTTGAGGAGTGTCCCAGTGAAAAATCGTAACGTAAGGTTCGATTCCATTCGCTAAAAGTTCATCGATCAGGTTACTGTAATAGGCAATACCGTCCGGATTAATCCCAGAATCTTTACGGCCCAGAGGAACAATTCGGGTCCACGCTATAGAAAACCTATAGAAATCAACTCCCAAATCTTTCAATAACTTGACGTCCTCTTTATATTTGTGATAAGAATCGCATGCAACATCTCCATTTGTCTTATCTACGACCACTTCCGGATGTTGATGTAGGAAATGATCCCAATTGCTCTCACCCTTACCTGAACAAAAAGAggattttcgaaaaatgaaaattgttcaattatgATTTTGACTTTTGAGCATGAGAACTCTAATTTAGCTTTGTTAATAGAGACTGCTAGTTATACTTGGCTAAGTTCaccaaattaaattaaattcaattaagaaagaaatattgaaaattggaaTGATCACTCATTAGAGTATAGTGACGTAATGGCTCGATGTCAATGGTTTGTGTTATATTCTTta
It includes:
- the LOC123677292 gene encoding myrosinase 1-like, with product MTLPTIWRFTSLFTLLVFVTGEPSNRTFPNHFKFGVATSAYQIEGAWNEDGKGESNWDHFLHQHPEVVVDKTNGDVACDSYHKYKEDVKLLKDLGVDFYRFSIAWTRIVPLGRKDSGINPDGIAYYSNLIDELLANGIEPYVTIFHWDTPQTLEAVGGWLNSTIIDHYVSYARLLFELYGERVKHWLTFNEFSQFCEEGYSTGKKAPFKTLVGVGGYQCTHNALIAHAKTFDMYVKEFKYTQKGLIGLSVDTAWAEPKTDSILDKLAAEEEFMFDYAYYLHPIMAGDYPAALKRKINFKSFFQGYHPSRLPKFSRQEKKLLKGSFDFIGLNHYTTSLCSWSTTKFPSPSKLDDCGVKQSQDPSWKISASPWLAQVPYGMRKVLVWIKENLNNPPLLITENGWSTSDSNLDDEDRMEYYKKYLAEVLNAIHDHGCNVIGYTAWSLMDNMEWASGYTEKFGLVRVDFASPNRTRTPKDSFYMYQTIIKNKKLID